A section of the Bryobacteraceae bacterium genome encodes:
- the ahbD gene encoding heme b synthase, whose translation MTSAVQGMEFRPRLVFWELTTGCNLRCIHCRASATELMSPDDLNTGECLRIVDQLAPYAPFILVLSGGEPLWRRDVFLIAKHAVGRGIRVALATNGTLVDEAMAERIREAGIVRVSISLDGADAATHDSFRGHPGAFRAALRGIRCLQEVGVSTQINTTVSRHNAHQLPEMLELASRLKVDAFHLFLLVPVGCGLTIAEDQSVDGAEAERILNWFYDRSLDSGMELKATCAPQYYRIARQRRAEARRAGAPVPEMHHPNHAGQPAALHQMTRGCLAASAVCFISHQGKVQPCGYLPLEAGDLRQQSFEDIWQHSPLFADLRNLDNLQGKCGICEFKRVCMGCRARAYGFTGDYHDEEPFCIYEPRAAQAS comes from the coding sequence ATGACCTCGGCGGTACAAGGCATGGAATTCCGCCCGCGGCTGGTGTTCTGGGAGCTGACAACCGGTTGCAATCTCAGGTGCATCCACTGCCGGGCGAGCGCCACGGAGCTGATGAGCCCCGACGATCTGAACACAGGGGAATGCCTGCGGATCGTTGACCAGCTTGCGCCATATGCCCCATTCATTCTGGTTCTCAGCGGCGGCGAGCCTCTTTGGCGGCGGGACGTCTTTCTAATCGCAAAGCATGCGGTGGGGCGCGGCATTCGCGTCGCTTTAGCCACCAACGGCACGCTGGTGGATGAAGCCATGGCGGAGCGGATCCGCGAGGCGGGCATCGTCCGTGTTTCCATCAGCCTGGACGGCGCCGATGCAGCCACCCACGACTCTTTCCGCGGCCACCCAGGCGCCTTCCGGGCAGCGCTCCGCGGCATCCGCTGCCTCCAGGAGGTGGGCGTTTCCACCCAGATCAACACGACCGTGTCCCGTCACAACGCCCACCAGTTGCCCGAAATGCTGGAACTGGCCAGTCGCCTGAAAGTGGACGCGTTCCACCTGTTCCTGCTGGTGCCGGTGGGCTGTGGATTGACGATCGCGGAAGACCAATCGGTCGACGGCGCGGAGGCCGAGCGAATCCTGAACTGGTTCTACGACCGCAGCCTTGACTCGGGCATGGAGCTTAAGGCCACCTGCGCGCCGCAATACTACCGCATCGCCCGGCAGCGCCGCGCCGAGGCGCGGCGGGCAGGCGCGCCCGTGCCCGAGATGCACCATCCGAACCATGCCGGCCAGCCGGCTGCGCTGCATCAGATGACGCGCGGCTGCCTGGCTGCGTCCGCCGTGTGCTTCATCTCGCATCAGGGCAAGGTGCAGCCGTGCGGTTACCTGCCGCTGGAGGCCGGCGACCTGCGGCAGCAGAGCTTCGAGGACATCTGGCAGCATTCGCCGCTGTTTGCCGACCTGCGCAACCTGGACAACCTCCAGGGCAAGTGCGGAATCTGCGAGTTCAAGAGGGTTTGCATGGGGTGCCGGGCGCGGGCCTACGGCTTCACGGGTGACTACCACGACGAGGAACCGTTCTGCATCTACGAGCCGCGCGCGGCCCAGGCGAGTTGA
- a CDS encoding glucuronyl hydrolase — MKIRESISANSASMRQKIGRLFELATEKILALDRVWDPSRGSPVFTVEGVYTARGWTEWTQGFQFGMPLLVFDATGQEAMLELGRSRTVERMAPHLTHTGVHDHGFNNVSTYGNLLRLMNEGRIPDNPWERRFYELALKVSGAVQAARWTRIEGGGYIYSFNGPHSLFVDTIRSLRALAISHGLGHALMGENDTRISLLGRLVDHARATARHSVYYGEGRDHYDVRGRVAHESIFNLNDGRYRCPNSQQGYSPFSTWTRGLAWAMLGFAEELEFLETLPDEELAPLGGKAAIRTEWLKAALATSDFYILNTAADGIPYWDTGAPLLEKLGDWRGRPADPFNACEPVDSSAAAIAAQALLRLGRHLNDGRYFQAGLTVLDTLLEEPYLSVSSAHQGLILHSVYHRPNGWDRTPDGGSVPRGESSMWGDYHALEAALYVHRLAAGAPDLVFFGAVRR; from the coding sequence ATGAAAATCCGCGAATCGATATCCGCAAATTCTGCCTCCATGCGGCAGAAAATCGGCCGTCTTTTCGAACTGGCCACGGAGAAAATCCTCGCGCTGGATCGCGTCTGGGATCCCTCGCGCGGCTCGCCGGTCTTTACCGTCGAGGGCGTCTACACGGCCCGCGGCTGGACCGAATGGACGCAGGGTTTTCAGTTCGGCATGCCGCTGCTCGTCTTCGACGCGACCGGCCAGGAGGCCATGCTGGAGCTGGGCCGCAGCCGCACGGTGGAGCGCATGGCCCCGCACCTGACGCACACGGGCGTCCACGATCACGGATTCAACAACGTCTCCACCTACGGCAATCTGCTCCGGCTGATGAATGAAGGCCGGATTCCAGACAACCCGTGGGAGCGGCGCTTCTACGAGCTGGCGCTGAAGGTGAGCGGCGCCGTGCAGGCGGCCCGGTGGACGCGCATCGAAGGCGGCGGTTATATCTACTCGTTCAACGGGCCGCACTCGCTGTTTGTAGACACAATCCGTTCCCTGCGCGCGCTGGCCATCTCGCATGGCTTGGGCCATGCGCTCATGGGCGAAAACGACACGCGCATTTCGCTGCTCGGCCGCCTTGTCGACCACGCGCGCGCCACGGCCCGTCACTCGGTCTATTACGGCGAAGGGCGGGACCATTATGACGTGCGCGGCCGCGTGGCCCACGAGTCGATCTTCAACCTGAATGACGGCCGCTACCGCTGCCCGAATTCCCAGCAGGGCTATTCGCCATTTTCCACCTGGACGCGCGGTCTCGCCTGGGCGATGCTCGGATTCGCCGAGGAGCTGGAGTTTCTCGAAACCTTGCCCGACGAGGAGCTCGCGCCGCTCGGCGGCAAGGCGGCGATCCGCACGGAGTGGCTGAAGGCCGCGCTGGCCACCAGCGATTTCTACATCCTAAACACGGCCGCCGACGGGATCCCCTACTGGGACACCGGCGCGCCGCTCCTAGAAAAGCTGGGCGACTGGCGCGGCCGCCCCGCGGATCCCTTCAATGCCTGCGAACCCGTCGACAGTTCCGCCGCCGCCATCGCCGCGCAGGCGCTGCTGCGGCTGGGCCGGCATCTGAACGACGGCCGCTATTTCCAGGCCGGGCTCACCGTGCTGGATACGCTGCTCGAAGAACCCTACCTGTCCGTCAGCTCCGCGCACCAGGGCCTGATCCTGCACTCGGTCTATCACCGGCCCAACGGATGGGACCGCACGCCGGACGGCGGCAGCGTCCCGCGTGGTGAATCGTCGATGTGGGGCGACTACCATGCACTCGAAGCGGCGCTGTATGTGCACCGGCTGGCCGCGGGCGCGCCAGACCTGGTCTTTTTCGGCGCTGTGAGGCGCTGA
- a CDS encoding oxidoreductase, whose translation MSVLAGPLISRRVLLAAPAAAAMETVRLPKKVRVAVWGLDGHAGEFTKPLARYPDVEIVGVQHWDLAAAERYARGKAKVYADPRRMLDETRPDIVGVCNDNGHRAAAILECLRRGLHVVAEKPLALTYGDLERIRRELKRSGVRLGMLLPMRWERPYQALKKIVSCGEIGEIIQISAQKSYVLGERPKWMRNRATYGSTILWIGIHMIDLMRWTSGREFRAVAGFQGVAGELRAGAMETTTSSAFRLDNGGTACLHMDYCRPAAAGSHGDDRLRLAGTRGVAEYMAATGVTLLTTARKPEKIVELPPEGSLFAEFLDHVYLGKPTSLPHNEIFRVCELTLAAHEAARTGKVLSV comes from the coding sequence ATGTCCGTGCTGGCTGGCCCGCTCATCAGCCGCCGGGTCCTGCTGGCCGCCCCGGCAGCGGCCGCGATGGAAACGGTGCGGCTCCCGAAGAAAGTGCGCGTCGCGGTGTGGGGTCTTGACGGCCACGCCGGTGAATTCACCAAGCCCTTGGCGCGCTACCCGGACGTGGAGATCGTCGGCGTCCAGCACTGGGACCTGGCCGCGGCTGAGCGCTACGCGCGTGGCAAAGCGAAGGTCTATGCAGACCCCCGCCGGATGCTGGACGAGACGCGGCCGGACATCGTCGGCGTCTGCAATGACAATGGCCACCGCGCCGCGGCGATCCTGGAATGCCTGCGGCGCGGCCTGCATGTAGTGGCTGAGAAACCACTGGCGCTTACCTACGGCGATCTCGAACGGATCCGGCGGGAACTGAAACGCTCCGGCGTGCGGCTCGGGATGCTGCTGCCCATGCGCTGGGAGCGGCCCTATCAGGCGCTGAAGAAGATTGTCAGTTGCGGCGAGATCGGCGAGATCATCCAGATCTCCGCGCAGAAATCGTATGTCCTCGGCGAGCGGCCGAAGTGGATGCGGAACCGCGCCACCTACGGGAGCACGATCCTCTGGATCGGCATCCACATGATCGACCTGATGCGGTGGACCAGCGGCCGCGAATTCCGCGCCGTGGCCGGCTTTCAGGGAGTCGCCGGCGAGCTGCGCGCAGGCGCCATGGAAACGACCACCTCCTCCGCCTTCCGGCTTGACAACGGCGGCACCGCCTGCCTCCACATGGACTATTGCCGCCCGGCCGCGGCCGGCTCGCACGGAGACGACCGCCTCCGCCTGGCCGGCACCCGAGGCGTGGCCGAATACATGGCGGCGACCGGCGTCACGCTGCTCACCACCGCGCGCAAGCCGGAAAAGATCGTGGAGCTGCCGCCGGAAGGATCGCTTTTTGCCGAGTTTCTCGATCACGTCTACCTGGGCAAGCCCACCTCGCTGCCACACAATGAGATCTTCCGCGTCTGTGAGCTGACACTGGCCGCCCACGAGGCCGCTCGCACCGGGAAGGTTCTTTCCGTATGA
- a CDS encoding methyltransferase small: MRVIGGEFRSRRLKAPHGDTVRPTPDRLREALFNILAPRIEGAVFLDAYAGSGSVGIEALSRGARRAIFLEKSRQALRVLQENIRMLDIGPRCEVHAGNAAPVVTKFQADIVFLDPPYPREREYQLCLEALGEQPPPLVIVQHASKFTHHLKDSYGRLRRVRILSQGDNSLSFYEPRP, translated from the coding sequence ATGAGAGTCATTGGCGGAGAGTTTCGGTCCCGGCGGCTGAAAGCGCCGCACGGGGACACGGTGCGGCCCACGCCGGACCGGCTGCGCGAAGCGCTGTTCAACATCCTGGCGCCGCGCATCGAGGGCGCGGTCTTTCTGGACGCGTACGCCGGCTCAGGCAGCGTCGGCATCGAGGCGCTGAGCCGCGGCGCGCGGCGGGCCATCTTTCTGGAGAAGAGCCGGCAGGCGCTGCGCGTCCTGCAGGAGAACATCCGGATGCTCGACATCGGCCCGCGCTGCGAGGTGCACGCCGGCAACGCCGCGCCCGTTGTCACGAAGTTTCAGGCCGATATCGTCTTTCTCGACCCGCCCTATCCGAGGGAGCGCGAATACCAGCTCTGTCTGGAAGCGCTGGGCGAGCAGCCGCCCCCGCTCGTCATCGTGCAGCACGCTTCAAAGTTCACCCATCATCTGAAGGACTCCTATGGAAGGCTCCGGCGCGTGCGCATCCTCAGCCAGGGCGACAATTCGCTGAGCTTTTATGAGCCCCGTCCCTGA
- the recG gene encoding ATP-dependent DNA helicase RecG: protein MRAIGGAAFRTLKLQAPHAVPIDLSTPVMYVKGVGPKRAEELRAKGLETAADLLYYAPFRYEDRSNLKPLSRLAPGETATVIATVRRVQAPRFRRRDLGMIEAVLDDGSRIPLTARWFHAQYLANLLQPGVRVALFGKVDFDPWIGGLLMTHPELEILRGEDDEEDAALHTGRIVPVYEAAGKVSTRVFRNILYRLTSDLGGLEDPLPDSVRRRLRLPDLAQALRALHFPPSGADVNLLNQFRTPEQFRLIFEEFFWLEAGLAIKRGEERAAAGISFQLTDRVREQIKRMLPFKPTAAQKRVLGEIARDMASPVPMNRLLQGDVGSGKTIVAAQAAVIAVENGYQTAILAPTEILATQHYLNFRKIFAPLNYQILLLLGSLTKKEKEFGKRAAATGFANIVIGTHALIEEDVRFARLGLVIIDEQHRFGVLQRKALQQKGVSPDVLVMTATPIPRTLALTIYGDLDLSVIDELPPGRKPIQTLHRTRDEIEQVYSFLLKEIQAGRQAYIVYPAIEENESTALKAAEAGYRELTEHVFPELKIGLLHGRFPAEEKDRVMEAFKRGELQILVSTTVIEVGVDVPNATVMVIENAERFGLAQLHQLRGRVGRGAAQSYCILVTDRLSETARERIRTLVDSNDGFYISEMDLKLRGPGEFLGTRQSGLPVFRIGNLIRDQEILELARREAVEFAERPPSREEFERAMRYVRDHWQQRYGLALVG from the coding sequence ATGCGCGCCATTGGCGGAGCGGCCTTTCGTACACTGAAATTGCAAGCCCCGCACGCTGTGCCCATCGACCTTTCCACTCCGGTCATGTACGTGAAGGGGGTCGGCCCGAAGCGCGCTGAAGAGCTGCGCGCCAAGGGCCTTGAGACCGCCGCCGATCTGCTTTACTACGCGCCATTCCGCTACGAGGACCGCTCGAATCTCAAGCCGCTGAGCCGCCTCGCCCCCGGCGAGACGGCCACCGTGATCGCCACCGTGCGCAGGGTGCAGGCGCCGCGCTTCCGCCGGCGCGACCTCGGCATGATCGAGGCCGTCCTCGACGACGGCTCCCGCATTCCGCTCACCGCCCGGTGGTTCCACGCCCAGTACCTGGCGAACCTCCTTCAGCCCGGCGTGCGCGTGGCGCTGTTCGGCAAGGTCGATTTCGACCCGTGGATCGGCGGACTCCTGATGACGCATCCGGAGCTGGAGATCCTCCGGGGCGAAGACGACGAGGAAGACGCGGCTCTCCACACCGGGCGCATCGTGCCCGTCTACGAGGCCGCGGGCAAGGTTTCCACGCGCGTCTTCCGTAACATTCTGTACCGGCTGACGTCCGACCTGGGCGGGCTGGAAGATCCGCTGCCTGATTCGGTGCGCCGGCGGCTGCGGCTGCCGGATCTCGCGCAGGCCCTCCGCGCGCTGCATTTCCCGCCGTCCGGCGCCGATGTGAACCTGCTGAACCAGTTCCGGACGCCGGAGCAATTCCGGCTGATTTTTGAGGAATTCTTCTGGCTGGAGGCAGGCCTGGCAATCAAGCGCGGCGAAGAGCGCGCCGCCGCGGGCATCAGTTTCCAGCTCACGGACCGGGTGCGGGAACAGATCAAGCGGATGCTCCCCTTCAAACCCACGGCGGCGCAGAAGCGCGTCCTCGGCGAGATCGCCCGCGACATGGCCTCGCCCGTGCCGATGAACCGGCTCCTCCAGGGCGACGTCGGCAGCGGCAAGACGATCGTGGCCGCACAGGCGGCGGTGATCGCCGTCGAGAACGGCTATCAGACGGCGATCCTCGCGCCGACGGAAATTCTTGCCACCCAGCACTACCTGAATTTCCGGAAAATCTTTGCGCCGCTGAATTATCAGATCCTGCTTTTGCTCGGCTCTCTCACAAAAAAAGAGAAAGAATTCGGCAAACGCGCCGCCGCCACCGGCTTCGCCAACATCGTCATCGGCACGCACGCGCTGATCGAGGAAGACGTCCGGTTCGCCCGGCTCGGCCTGGTGATCATCGACGAGCAGCACCGCTTCGGCGTGCTTCAGCGGAAAGCGCTTCAGCAGAAAGGCGTCTCACCGGACGTGCTGGTGATGACCGCCACGCCGATTCCCCGCACGCTGGCGCTCACCATCTACGGCGACCTCGACCTGAGCGTGATCGACGAGCTGCCGCCAGGGCGCAAGCCGATCCAGACGCTGCACCGGACGCGCGACGAAATCGAACAGGTTTACAGCTTCCTGCTGAAGGAAATTCAGGCAGGCCGGCAGGCCTACATCGTCTATCCGGCCATTGAGGAAAACGAGTCGACCGCGCTCAAGGCGGCCGAAGCGGGCTACCGGGAGCTCACCGAGCACGTCTTCCCGGAGCTGAAAATCGGGCTGCTGCACGGCCGGTTTCCGGCCGAGGAAAAGGACCGCGTGATGGAAGCGTTCAAGCGTGGCGAGCTTCAGATTCTCGTGTCCACCACAGTGATCGAGGTGGGCGTCGACGTGCCCAACGCCACCGTGATGGTGATCGAAAACGCCGAGCGCTTCGGGCTGGCGCAGCTACACCAGCTCCGCGGCCGCGTCGGCCGCGGGGCCGCGCAGAGCTACTGCATCCTGGTGACGGACCGGCTCTCGGAGACGGCCCGCGAGCGGATCCGCACGCTGGTCGACTCAAACGATGGCTTCTACATTTCTGAGATGGACCTGAAGCTGCGCGGGCCCGGAGAATTCCTGGGAACCCGGCAGAGCGGGTTGCCCGTCTTCCGCATCGGGAACCTGATCCGCGACCAGGAGATCCTCGAGCTGGCGCGGCGCGAAGCGGTTGAGTTCGCCGAGCGCCCGCCGTCGCGCGAGGAGTTTGAGCGCGCCATGCGCTATGTGCGCGACCACTGGCAGCAGCGCTACGGCCTGGCGCTGGTCGGATGA